The Candidatus Fukatsuia endosymbiont of Tuberolachnus salignus nucleotide sequence ATCACTGATAGGCGCAGGACGATCAGAAGTTCCGCCGATGAACCCCTGCACTCGAGCTACGCGCCTTACTAAGTGCCAACTAGCATCATTCATCTGCATATGTACAAGCACATAGCCAGGGAAAAGCTTACTCTCACTTTTGACACGCTGCCCGCCCGGACGTACCTCGACGACTACTTCTGCTGGCACGATTATCTCACCAAAAAGCTCCTCCAAGTTGTGCAACTTGATATGTTCACGCAACGCCACCGCTACACGCTTTTCATGACCGACAAACGTCTGAACGACGTACCAACGTTTTCTAGGTGCTTCGGACATCTTTTTAAAACCTCAGGCCAGTAATAAACGATACCAGACGGACAAGAATACCATCAAGCCCCCAAAGAATCAGCGACATCACGGTAGTTAC carries:
- the nusG gene encoding transcription termination/antitermination protein NusG, whose amino-acid sequence is MSEAPRKRWYVVQTFVGHEKRVAVALREHIKLHNLEELFGEIIVPAEVVVEVRPGGQRVKSESKLFPGYVLVHMQMNDASWHLVRRVARVQGFIGGTSDRPAPISDKEYRNIMCRLEQVGDKPRPKVLFEPGESVRVNDGPFADFSGIVEEVEYDKNRLKVSVSIFGRSTPVELCFNQVEKS